The sequence CATTCAAGAAGGGTGAACGGTTCCAGATAATCAATAACACGTACGTATTCTTATCTTCCTATGGGCCAGATTGCACACTGTTAGGTATGTGTAACTGTCCTAGAAATGTAGCTGTCCCCTGATGGGGGTAGCTACTATAAGGGAGAGAGGATCAGTGACAGAAGCCTCCTGTGCAGAcagtgcagacagaaagggttggGATGCAGAAGGAAACTGAATTGCATCCTGTGTCCTTATCAGGAGTTAGAATATCTCAAAACCGATACCATTATCTTTACAATGTCTTATTAGATGGCAGGGCATTTTGTCTCCCTCAGGACTTCTTAACATTGGGGAACTAGAACTTTTCAGGATTCATTTTCATCCTTTCAGATTACTGGTCAAAAGTTTACTAGAGGTAAAATAGAAATTTCCCTTTCTACTGCATACAGTTGCCCCAAAATGGAGGGAAATGTGCTCACAGTGCAACCTAGTTGGGATTCCATTTCCTAAATTTAAATAAGGCCATATTAGCTGAACTAGGACAGAAGATCAGTTCATCTGTTCATGCCATTTCACTTTACAAAGTTATCTATTGTTCATGTATATTCACTGTAGTACCTTTTTTTTCCCCAGGGAAGGAGACTGGTGGGAAGCAAGATCAATTGCAACAGGAAAGAGTGGCTACATTCCTAGCAATTACGTAGCTCCTGCAGACTCCATTCAAGCAGAAGAGTAAGGCATTATTGCATCCTTGGTCAGTCATTTCACCCATAACTTTTCAACAGGATTGTAGGCAGAAGACATAATTATAGGCAGATGAGTCCATTCTGAGTGCCTAGAAGGACAGAATGAAACTATCTCCTAACAAATGTtgattatattttaaataatggAAAATATGGGTTTTAGGAGGAATAGTTCATTTTCAGATCTGGTATTTACATGTGTATGTGCTGATACCATTTTTGGTCCATCACAGTCTGCAGATTTCGGGTAAGGCTGGATCTAAAGTATTAATAGATGCTATATATACCAGCTTttgagtttattttttttttaaaaaagctttctgtGGAGAGCAGTACAACTTATATTACATACGTTCCAAGTACTACAATGGTTGTGACTAACCTGGTTGAACTGCATTTAGATCTAAACAcctaatttttatatgtttgtttgtttgtttgtttgtttatttattatttgatttatatcccgcccttcctcccagcaggagcccagggcggcaaacaaaagcactaaaaacactttaaaacatcataaaaacagactttaaaatacattaaaacattttttaaaagctttcaagtttaaaaacatattgttaaaaaaaaggttaaaaaatattaaaaagcaattccaacatagacgcagactgggataaggtctaaaCTTAAAAGacatgctgaaagaggaaggtcttcaataggcaccaaaaagataacagaggtcatcaggccgtatcaactgaaaacgttcccaagaagttgcagcaggtgtTGCACtcgacacctcattggggattacagtagatgtggatggtgcGTCAatactgctatggaggcgagcaactttactctcaaagtgctttacagagaattcacagtgggcctccgaagggcctaaaactccatttcctggagttgatgtcaacagacccctgacaatacggaaaagctctgctggctggctacttgaggatgcgctggaggcagagaagtgagtcttcttcactgccctcactgctgCACTGTATGcccggttatgatgttttactcatgcccgatcagcctcactgcacgtctttcgccacttgcgctctagccgtcatccagcctgtttcattgcccttaactcgctggtgtaccaagatgcaaactgggctccacagtgccagggagggtgcttgggggcaaccgtgtcaagattCCAATTCATgtcccacagcatgacaagggcttcctCAATTACTGGAGCAGGTAGACAGAtaagtgggaggaagggtgggagacagGTATATGGGTTGGAGGGTATTGGAATCTCTCTGTTGCTTTCCCAGTAACATAATTTATTATTGGGGATGCAACCAGATCCCATTTGGTTCAAAACTCAGTTTAGAATAAACAGCTATTTTCTGGGTTTGGGGCAAATTAGTTTGTTTTTCTGAGTCCAGTTCTAACCCTGGATGGAGGACTTTGCCACACCACCAGTTATAAAGTGTCATGggcccatcagaggactcctccgatgaggacgactcgggagtaacagcagcagacccaggagcagcagacccagaaggagacatggaagagactcctgagaatccagctccttctccccctcagctgcagagcaccccagatacagcggaggccctgcagccagacgcagacagtgaacaggatactcccccctcacctgcagaacgtagacagcagaaggtcaggcagaagagaggcaggcctgtccccttaaggcccaaacgctgagggctcacacctgatgtcaaccctgctctttataaggcacaccttggctgcagcttgttgctgactgcaatgtcaggcgtggcttcgtgtattcccagtttccctgcagcatctcttggactgaccccttggcaattgatcccggacctctactgacctcgcttctggacttgtgacttggcaagtaagcttcagacaggcctggcccttatcaggttccctcctcgttggcctggcagatttacaaccagtctgccggctaaggacttcccttccctgctaacgacccaggaatttccaacccccactgctgactcagtgcagagctgacataaAGATCTAGTATCCAGTGcacaggtgggaaacctgtggccctccagatgttgttggattacagctgcaAATCACCCCTGATCATTAGTTATGCTTGCTCGGGATGATGATAGttggtgtccagcaacatctgaagggccacagttttcccatccctgatctaaaggtACGATTTGCATGCATCTTCTGAATAGCTAACCCTCCAGCACAGGGGTCGGGaatctccagcctgcaggcctatTTAGGCCCGACAAGGGTCTCAGTTGGGCTTGTAAGGCATTTTTCCCAAACCAAGCCCACCTCCCCGACATTTgccatcatatgtgacatcaagtGGGGGGCAGATGGAGAGGCAGCTGCCCATGCGCAATCAGGAGCCTTGAAGTGTGCTCCCAATTGTGCACTGGCAAGAGAGGCTTGCTGTCAGCACAGTCCTCTGATTGTTGATGAAAGCAAGTCTACTGAATTGGCTGCATTACAGAGTTCCCTGTGGATAGCCAATAACTTTCATGCCTTGCTTGCTGcacaacaaaagaaaaattatagtgatgtcagatgattgatagGTGGCAGTGGCCCACCCACCTGACAGAGTAGCCGCACTGGCATTGGGGGAATCTAGGATCTTGCTCACTGGCTGGATCCAGCTCCCCACGCTTGCTCTAGCAGCAAGGTTGTACTCATTTTCTATATCTTAGGATACCGTATAACATCACTGGCATACACTTCTTTAGTACTTGCAACAAAATATATTCTGTAGATAAACAGGCATTGTATTTAGTCAATATCCTCAAAAGTACCACTGGACAAATGCCCTGGCTGCCTGCAGTCTATGTCTATGGTAGTAACTTTAATATCTGCATCCTCCTACATTCGCCCACAGCATGAGAGAAAGGAGACAACTGAAAGAGGCTCCCTGTGTTCTAGGTATCTGGAGGACCAGCTCTCAGTTCCAACAGCTGGAGGGAATTAGAAGATTTGGCATGGGTTGGCTGCCATTTATTGACTATTATGAGAACAAAACCTAAGGATGAGGAATAAAAAGCACACTATATCCATCCCTACCTCTGTTTCAGATTGTTCCCAGGAACTGAAATTTGTAGATCCAGTGTCTGCAGTGAAAACAGGTTGTTCTTATGATCTAGACACTGTCCAGAATGTTAAGCTTGTTTTTCCTGTCAAAACAGTCAATGAGTGGCTGGCGTTCCAAAGAAACTTTCCAGTTAGCTTGCTTATATTTTGGACAAAGTTTTACAAGGCAATAAAATGAATTTGAATCTACTAATAAATTTGGACGTAATATATTAAGGATTCACAGCAACCATTATGTATATACGTGCTTATTCTGATGCTGTGAGGAAGGCTGCCAGAAGAATGCTGTAAAATGTGTTTAGCAGATTCTtatatttaacaatattttttaCATTCTAGCCTAGTTACTAAGGGCAACAGGGTCATGCAACACAGCTAGATGGCTGCACTTCCATTTGGATAGCACTGAAGTACTACTTGTAGATTATGAAAGTAACCTTCCATTAACTTACTGTGGGTGAAATTGAATAACAATGATGACTCATACAATAGCAAGTCCTTTGACATAGATGCTCCAAGAATATGTTTATCATGCAGTGTTTGTTGCTATGAGCCTTAGTTTGTAATCTAAACCTTGGATAAAAGCAATTACTTCTCTGTATTGCTGCACTTTTGAAGTGCTGTTAAAAATGGCTTTGCATTCCACCCAACTAATTTTTGTTTTGCCACCAACCCATTCCCTTAAATCCTCTGGCATGCATAGTGATTTTAGGATTAGATGAGGCAGCCTCTTATGATGCTGGCGAAGTTATCTTGACACAGGCTTGGATACAAACGTAAGGAGCTTGTTAAAGACTGTCAGGGATCCCCAGATTCTCAGCCTCACTGTGTGTAAACACAGGCGTAGATATCTGGCTTCACACATTTTCCACTGCCACGTATTCACTCAGGATACTTTCTGCACCTTCCTAATAGCGTGTATAGAAAGCTTTAGGCATGAGATAGACACCAACACTTAGGGACAGGTTAAACCTTCAATGAAGATTGTTGGTTTATTGAAAGGATACTATGTATATAAGGGAGTAGTGTTATTTATATTGGATCTTTAAAGGTGCATACTGACCATTTCTAAGGACTCAAGAGACATAATTGCTGACACCAGCCACTAAGTAGCTTACCTCAGGTCAATTTCCCTAACCCTCTACCCCAGTCACATACTCCCACAACACAGTCCAGCTACTGGAGACAATCTGCATGTGTACCCCAAAGCTGCTCTGGTTGTCCTCCTGGCACTTGGACAGTTTAGCCAACCTTAAAACCCAATTGTGTCACTTTCCTCTGGTAAGACTTCTTCAGATGGCAGCCTCTTGGACCAACTCAGTCACCGGCTCTCTTATACTGATCTTCCCCATACAAGTATTAACAGCACACAGGGTATTAATCTACAGACCCGATTTTTCCCCTCAGCTATTCTCTGGTCTTATTTCTCACACTGCCCTCATGAACCAACTCCCTATCTTCTCAACTCactggaacctccagccaatcagagtctgcTGTCGCCAAGACCGATCAAAATGAATTTACCTGATCCAAGCTGCATTCTAATAAATTCTCAAAGTGTATCTATCTCCTCTCAGACCCTGTCACCTAACAGCTACTGCTAAGCAGACTTGTAACAATGTAACAATACAAGGCCtcatgacagttaaagtggtcACAGTATATCTCTTAGTTCTAAACGTAAACCAGACACATATACAGCATTTCTTCACAAAGGCTGCTTCAAATGAGAGTCCCCAAATTCTTTTCCGGCTCACGTCAAAATCCAATCTGGAGAAGGATTCCCAGATTTCCCCTTAACACAGTTCCATTTTTCACCTGGAAAGAGGCAGCAAGAAGAGCAGGAGCACTGAGCAGtcatggggatggggtgggggagggggaaccaaGCAGGAAGGCTTGTTTTGTAAACTGGTTCCAAGCtatttaagggctttatatagtaATAGTAATACCTGAACTtggtaacaaatcggcaaccagtgaagATCTCTGAGCAAATGTGTGATATGTTCACAAGGATCTCACTCCTGTCAAcatgccacagtattctgcactaactttaGTTTCTGGCTCAAGCACAATTCAGTTTTGTTACTTGCTTAAAGTTAGGGTTTTTCTTGCCAATCAGTAGTAAAAATGTACCAATTGGGActaatttttaaatgaaaaaatgtaggggaacaacaaaataatattgaagctgcaatcctaagacTGCCTACGCTCAACCTGTGATTGCTTTAGTATAATGGAGTTTTTGACTTATTTCTATTGAATGGTTAACCCCCAAGTCATTCAACAGCTGCTTTTGAAACTTCACAGAAGAGTTTGCCATGGAGTAGGAAAGAGTGGCTGGAGTTTAGAAAGGAAAAAAGACTAGACTGTTCTTGGGTCTGTGGAACAACTTCCATGGTTCTTAGATGATAGCCCATATAGAAACAAACCATGCCTTCTGTTCAAGTAGAAaatattccagtccattttaaggGCAGAGAATGCTGGATCAGTGTATCCATATCACTTAAGATGCAATtgcctatttttaaaatatttacactGTTTTGTTATCCAGGCTCTTACAACAGAATACTTgaccatattttttttcttttgaattctCTAGATGGTATTTTGGTAAGATGGGCAGGAAAGATGCAGAGAGATTACTTTTAAATCCTGGGAACCAACGTGGTATTTTCTTAGTCCGAGAGAGTGAAACTACAAAAGGTATGTCATTAATTTTGTTATTTCATAGGGCAAACAATAGttgttattttgtttatattAATACATTGGCAAAAGCAAAACTTAACCTTCATATATTTTTTCTAGGTGCTTATTCCCTCTCTATACGTGACTGGGATGAAGTTAGAGGTGACAATGTGAAACACTACAAAATTAGAAAACTTGACAATGGTGGATATTATATAACAACCAGAGCACAATTTGAATCTTTACAAAAGCTAGTCAAGCATTATACAGGTAAGTGTTAAATCCCTGAGCTTCATACTTTGCTGTAGAAatgaaaatatatattaaatcttaaatgtgtgttaaaaatgtacaaaaatcaCTTTTGGTCTGACAAGATTATTTCtgcttgttttaaaatatgtgattATCATTTTTTCCTAATTACCAGATCATGCTGATGGCCTGTGTCATAAATTGACAACTGTGTGTCCAACTGTGAAACCTCAGACACAGGGTTTAGCAAAAGATGCCTGGGAAATTCCTAGAGAATCTTTGCGGTTAGAAGTTAAGCTGGGTCAAGGATGCTTTGGAGAAGTATGGATGGGTAAGTATCACACAGGGAACAGTCGTAGCTAAGTGGTACAGCATATGCTGTACATACATAAGAGCCCAGGCTCAGTCCTTGCCACCTTCCAGTTTAAAATGGGTATTGGGAAGCAGGGCTAGAAAGACCTCTGCCCTCAGGCCttcgagagccactgccagtcattctAGACAAACCTGAACAAGATATCATCAGTTCAGTTGTGTGATTCAGATTAAGGCAGCTTCATCAGCTCATGAAGAGTAAAAGAATTTTAATTCAATTCTGAATATTTTCATAAGTCAAAAAGAAAAAGCAGTTACAGGCAACTGACTACTATAATACCATTTATTTATGTGACACTGAAAATCTCTGTCTACTGTAACTGACAGTATAATGCCCTGCTTCCATAGGGACATGGAATGGAACTACAAAAGTAGCAATCAAAACACTAAAACCTGGTACAATGATGCCAGAAGCTTTCCTACAAGAAGCTCAAATAATGAAGAAATTAAGGCATGATAAACTAGTTCCACTTTATGCGGTTGTTTCTGAGGAGCCAATCTACATAGTCACTGAATTCATGACAAAAGGTACTTGTTTCTTCTTAGACAGATATAAAAATAGTAATATTTTGCAAATCCTGGTGTTTAGTTTGCTGGGTCTTTAATTTGCTGGGCTTTAAAagactccttttctttttttctttcttgtgttGTCACAGTTGTAATAACTGCTTGCCATTTATTAGGGAAACTTTCTAGGAACTTTCTGATAGTTATATATGAATGTCATTATTTTTCTACAATCCTATTGCTACATAAAGTAAATATCAATTTAAAACTACTGGAAAGAAGAAGATTGTCTAAACTAGGGTCTGCTTAGCATGTAATGCCAAACCCTAGTTCAATGTTATATGCACAACTCTCAGGTTCATGAACTCCCCCTCCTTTCTTCTCTGGCATGACCACAAGGAGGTGATTTGAAGCATTTGTTTCCATTTTCAGCTACCCACTGTTTGTCATGATACTTTATCCAAATCAGCCAGGATATTTAACCATGGTTTTGTTTGTTCAGGCAAACCATAATGAATactaactctatttctccttcagcTATGCTGAAGAAaatggaagggagaggagacaagAATGTAgcattaaactatagtttagtgtTAGGTGCAAATACAGGCTGCATATCAGATATGGTCTAACTTCATAGTGTCTTTTACATTTGATACAGAACAAAAGTTCTTCCATTGCAGACATGGGGAAGAAGATGTTGGTCTAGTAGTTCATacataatgccaaaccatggtttagcataggTGCATGAGCTGAAATGAGGCCAAGACACACTCCTGGGCTCCCTCCCCTCCAGATCTTCCCAGACAGGCTGGAAGAGGACTTTGACAGCATTTAGCTTTACTTTCACAGAATCCCAGCATATGAACCAGAGACCTAAAACAAATTCTGGTTAGTTTAAAAAGCCAGTTTCATAATTCATGGTTTAAAGTTTTAAAACCACCCAGAAATACTTATAAATCATAATCTCTGGTTTATAAGCAACACCATGCTGGTGACATGGGAGAAAGTGAGGAGTAGGGCATGAACCTGAGCCTTGTGTGGACTCATTCCAGCTTGTGCGCATAGTGTTAAATTATAGTTTAGTGATGTGTGTGAGCATGACCATTGTCAATGctttgtgtatgtgcatgcatatgAAAGGGTGAAAGTTTATGCATTCTGGTACATAGCAGTAGTAGATGAATTTGAACTGGCTTAAATTCTGTTATTTTCCTTGCTGCTTACTATGGATACAGCAATTGCTGTTGTACAGATTCTAGTAATCCAGTCTCTTTGCAGGAGGGAGAGCTCTGCTTGAACATTTCCTGTGACTGGTAGATACATCAGTAATATATTCACATCCATTTCCACAAGTCACTTGTCTGTTGATGCGCATATGATGTAAAATTGATGCCTCACAAAGCTATGGAGGCTGTTTCTGTTTGGGGAGTCTTATGTTCAACCATTAAATTTTAAGTTTTTCCAAGTTAACAACATTGACACTCTCACCTTGATAAATCCAAGGAATTAGCAGCAGTAGAAGCAGCGCTATATTTCTTTTTGTCTATTTCCTTCATATTAATTCTGTCAGTGTTTTGTTTGTGAAATGTGATGGAAACAACTGCagttaaaaaaactattttgaaATGAGCCCCTTGCAAATTGAGTGAAATCATTGTGTTTGGGGCACTGTCATGTTTTGGAAAAAATATTATCTATGTTAACAGATTCCACAGCTAAGTAAACAGCCTACAACTGTCCCCTATATTTTACTTCCATAATTCCTTTTAGAAGTTTCCAGCTGCATCTAACTTAATGTACTAATGTCTTTCTGCAGGTAGCTTACTAGACTTCCttaaggaaggagaagggaaataTTTAAAGCTTCCACAGTTGGTGGATATGGCCGCTCAGGTACTTGTTTAAATCAAGAGAAGTCATCTTGCTATATTCATCTCACAACATGTAGCATTGGGTACATGTAGAAAAGACTGAAAGTAGATGTCTGCCTTACCTAGTGTATAGCTTTTTCCAACTTCGATGAATATTTAATTCTGTTGCAAATTAATACTACATTGTGTACACAGAATGTATACATTGTTAAATGTAAATATTGTGAATATCTAGTACCAGTCTTGTGTTTGTAATATGTAGCTAAACAGGAGCAAACATGttcatttaaaaatttaaacgtGTTAAATATTTGGTGGGTTTAGAACTGTTCTgttaatatacattttttaaagattGCAGATGGCATGGCCTATATTGAAAGAATGAACTACATTCATAGAGACCTTCGGGCAGCTAACATCCTTGTGGGAGACAACCTGGTGTGCAAAATTGCAGACTTTGGCTTAGCAAGGTTAATAGAGGACAATGAGTACACTGCCAGACAAGGTACATCTGATATTTATTATATAAACCAACAGAATTAGTTGGAGTGATTAGATTAATATATAGAACCACAAGCATAATTTTGAGGCCCATTACAAACTTATAACATGGGCTCCTCTCACAGATACACTACAGTCCCATCCTATATATGCATTCTCATTAACTATGAAAGAAAATTAATTTTAACTCTGAAATTTGACATTTCTGAAATTACACCACGGCCCATACTGGGCCTTTTCTACCATACCtgaaaacacccccacccccacaattatacagccatgagagtggctgtatactatagtcagcctggattttttgcattccgcaatgctaaattgaaaatacccccatgccattctgatgcttcccataagcttctttcaaaacaaaaccttacaaaatttatagtcctgaactcagaaacgcttgcttaataaccctctaaattttcatggcgatacacaaaacagagagaatagagtgtcaaagtgtaaaaagagaaagagagaaaccagaccccttttggactttttttctgtcagagttctcttaatctgttgaaattaattaaaattcagccatgttcacagagtacctataatcctattgctgaccttgccccatacgctgaccttcatcttctgcagtttaaaagtttaaaatatgcctggctgatttttaatggctggaactcaatgataaaaccgggcatgctcagtaagaaccaactgtcagtgttctaaaagccatactcacagctgctgggtttgcttaatcagggggccacacccacaccagacagtcatggcttccaccaaagaatcctgggaagtgtagtttgtgaagggtgctgagaggagactcctattcccctgacaaagctccattggccagagtggtttaacagtcagctgctctgattgaagctctgtgagggaaacggcatctcctagcaactacaTGTTATTACTGGAATTggatagcagcccacaaggtagacagaaaagggtagagaatcttcttactcttactcatttctcagacctctttctgaagtggagggtcaaatctgtaaagaagtttggagcaaccatgttgaaaggtatgggcagggcattggaggcagggggttgccaaccctacttggatatggatatctttgccgaggatccctagtcaagctttaccaacagcacaatccaaaccatatttactcagaagtaagtcctattgagttctatggggcttagtaagtgtgtttagaattgcagacttcaggggcatccatctttactcctgagtgctcccatctaacatctccacagtagtaggctcctttcttcctacactggccttctggtgactagcctggcctgagggcacttaaatccttcttgccagaatcaagtaggctagattaaatgttccctacctaggctctatctttcagctaagatttctatcttaatttccaatcagagaaatgtttttgtttgaattgtacgcttcaagcaactgtgtgcttaatgacatcacttggacctgcccccatgacaccacttgggcccacccctgaaatctcaggctttgggatgcttctgacctggcaaccctgctcggCCTTCATAAGTGTACCCTTTCCTTCCACATGCGTCAGACTTAATTCCTTCAGATGTTtgtgtgcatttattttttttgcttttcCACTTCCTATAATTCtcagcaataaaaacatcattattcagtaaaaataaataaaaatagtttgtttTACAGATTCTGGTACTTAGAATTACATATGAGATAGTTCTGTGTGatattaatgttgttttgttttaatatattttaaggtctgtttttatgatgttttaaagtgtttttagcgtttctgtttgccgccctgggctcctgctgggaggaagggcgggatataaatcaaataataaatacataaatattcatGGCACCAACACAGTTCTGAAAATCATATTTCTAAAGTTTATGAATAGACCCTCCAATTGGCAAAGTTACCTTTACCCTTTCTAAAGTGAGATCGTTGCAGAATAAGTCACATAaagattcctttcaaaatacatttaaaaagatgCAATATACCACAGTAGCACATTCATAGTTCCATTGCAAAGCAGCATACTAAATGAGAATGGTATACATTCAATAAAGCCACAGTCATATAGGACTGTTTCAATTTAGACAGTAGACAGGAATTGgagttgcatttttttaatgtcccACCCTGTAGAATATTAGCATATCAGGAAGATAAGTTATGGTCTTCATCATCATGTATTACTTTTCCACATGCAAAGATTTTTTAAATGGGgacatacttttttaaacggcAGCTATCCTACTTACAGTCTACACTGGATCAGCCAGGAAAGATTCTAAGATATGATTTGGCTGAATGTATGAGTAGATCAACCTTGGTCTTGACAGCTGTAGGATTAACAATACTTTAGCAGATATTACTCACTTTTCAATCTCCCTCACAGCACATGGGTTAGCACTGACTCATTCTACCACATCCACACTGAGTTAGACCTAAACACTTTTTAGTTCTTCAGCACATCGAATGTGACATAGCAAGCCAGGCTATCATTTTTCAAAGAATTAGagtgtgtggttttttaaaaaaataatttatggTATGGTCACAACAAGGTACATTTTAGCAACCAAACAAGCAAAAGATGCTCCGTATCTTTATCAGAACAAAATCAGTTTTCTGCAGCCTGTGGCTTGGGCAGGGGAACCTTAATCCTATCCCAGCCAATATGCAAAGCAGTTCTCACATTTAATATAAAGATTACAATTATAACAACTGGGGAAGAGATTCTCAACATGTAATTTCCCTATATGTACATTACTAAAACTATTTTTTTAtatactttccatttttagggGCCAAATTCCCAATTAAATGGACAGCACCTGAGGCTGCATTATATGGTCGGTTTACAATTAAATCTGATGTCTGGTCATTTGGAATTTTGTTGACAGAGCTTGTAACAAAAGGTCGTGTGCCATATCCaggtaaaaaaaaagattttagcaGATCTGCATAAGAATATTGTTGTTTGTCTATACAGCATCAGGAATGTGTGTACTAGAAAATGTTGTGCATTTTCTGTCTAACAGTTCCAACACTCCCAGAGAGCctgttagttttttaaaaaaagaatcattaTTCAAAACTGgactgtgtttagaattgcttTCACATGTCAATAACAGTTCACCACTAAACTTAAAAGTATCAAAGACTGCTTTGGCTGGTTTAATCATATAGTTCTGCTTTATGAAAAGAATAAAGCCTCCAAGttatactatttatttatctatctatccttGATACTGTTACCTcattaaatataaaacaagaTTAAGACACAACAAAAGTACTATTAATTCAACACTGAGATCTGGCGCAGcatgaaataataaaacaaatgccTGTCACAAGTAAATAGAACATTTCAGAAATAACAGAGCTAAAACCAACCTATCAACAGAGA is a genomic window of Rhineura floridana isolate rRhiFlo1 chromosome 1, rRhiFlo1.hap2, whole genome shotgun sequence containing:
- the YES1 gene encoding tyrosine-protein kinase Yes; translation: MGCIKSKEDKGLTMKYRTENTPEPITSHASHYGTDSTQANQSPAIKGSSVNFNSHSVTPFGGPSGMTPFGGASSSFSSVPCPYPSGLTGGVTIFVALYDYEARTTDDLSFKKGERFQIINNTEGDWWEARSIATGKSGYIPSNYVAPADSIQAEEWYFGKMGRKDAERLLLNPGNQRGIFLVRESETTKGAYSLSIRDWDEVRGDNVKHYKIRKLDNGGYYITTRAQFESLQKLVKHYTDHADGLCHKLTTVCPTVKPQTQGLAKDAWEIPRESLRLEVKLGQGCFGEVWMGTWNGTTKVAIKTLKPGTMMPEAFLQEAQIMKKLRHDKLVPLYAVVSEEPIYIVTEFMTKGSLLDFLKEGEGKYLKLPQLVDMAAQIADGMAYIERMNYIHRDLRAANILVGDNLVCKIADFGLARLIEDNEYTARQGAKFPIKWTAPEAALYGRFTIKSDVWSFGILLTELVTKGRVPYPGMVNREVLEQVERGYRMPCPQGCPESLHELMKLCWKKDPDERPTFEYIQSFLEDYFTATEPQYQPGDNL